GCTTCGACGGCGGCCAAGTACGGCTTTCAATCCCAGCCGCCGCTGACGGTACTCAGCGTGCGTTTCGCCATCGCTGCCGTGATGATGTTGACCTGGAGCTATGGCATTCGCCGCAATCGCGGGCTGCCGCGCGGCAAACAGTGGCGACAGCTTGCCATCGTCGGCCTGACGAACAGCACGCTCTTCCTCGGCGCGGCCTGGCTGTCGCTGCGCGAGGTGTCGGTCGGCCTATATAGCCTGTTCCTGGCAACGATGCCCTTCCTGGTGGCCGTCCTGTCGAGCGTTTGGCTGGGGCGTCGGGTGACGCGGGACGAGTGGCTGGGCATCGCCGTCGCCGCAGCCGGCCTGGCCATCGTCGCCGCGCCATCGCTGGCCGCCAGCACAGCCACTTGGCGCGGGCTGGTGCTGCTCGTCGTTGCAATGCTAAGAACCTATCTCTAAACTTACGGAACGAGCCATAATAGGGATATGGATAATACCAGTGGGACGCGATACGCCGACGTTGCAAGTTGGGAGCTGTCTGATAGTCTGTGGGCGCGCATTGAACCGTTGTTGCCCCAACCGAAGTCGCGCTATCGCGGACGCGGACGGCAGCGCAAACACATCGGTGGGCGGCCGGCAGCAGACCGGCGCAAGACCATGACCGGCATCTTGTACGCGCTGCGAACCGGCATTCCGTGGAACGCCATGCCGAAAGAGTATGGATCGGGAAAGACAGTCCATCGCTACTTTCAGCGCTGGGTGCAGGCGGGCGTCTTCAAGCGCATGTGGCAGGCGGGTTTGGCGGAGTATGACGAGGTCAAAGGGATCGCCTGGAAGTGGCAAGCGGGCGACGGGGCGATGACCAAGGCCCCGCTGGGGGGGGCGAAAAGACAGGCAAAAACCCTACGGATCGCGCCAAAAGGGGCGTCAAGCGCAGTCTGTTGGTGGATGAGCAGGGTGTGCCGTTGTCGATCGTGGTCAGCGGGGCGAACACGCCGGATAGCGCGTTGCTGGAGTCCACGCTGGATGCCATGCCGGTGGAGCGACCTGACCCGCAAACCGTCCCGCAGAATCTGTGTCTGGACAAAGCTTACAGCGGCGAACCCTGCCGTCAGGTGGCGCAGGCACATGGCTACGAAATCCATGTGCCGGACAAGGAGAACGCCCCAAAAAACGCCGGCGCAAGCCGGGCCGACGCAAGTCGCGCCGCTGGGTGGTCGAAGTGACTCATTCATGGCTCAATCGCTTTCGTCGGTTGCTGATTCGCTGGGAGAAGAAGGCGAGCAATTATCTGTCCCTGCTGTTTTTCGCCTGCGCCATCATCTGTTGGCGCAAATGCGAGGTTTAGAGATAGGCTCTAAGCCAAGCGGTGGGCAGCGTGTATCTCAAACGGTCGGCGCTAACCCTGCCCAGCACTATCATCAACACGTGGCAGTTGGCGCTCGGGTTGATCTTCTTGTTGCCCTTCGCCGTCGCGCTGAACGGC
The window above is part of the Candidatus Roseilinea sp. genome. Proteins encoded here:
- a CDS encoding hypothetical protein (possible pseudo, frameshifted) yields the protein MASGRRGDDQGPAGGGEKTGKNPTDRAKRGVKRSLLVDEQGVPLSIVVSGANTPDSALLESTLDAMPVERPDPQTVPQNLCLDKAYSGEPCRQVAQAHGYEIHVPDKENAPKNAGASRADASRAAGWSK